In Bacteroidetes bacterium GWF2_43_63, the genomic stretch TGTGTCGCTCAAAGGCCGCCTGCGGAGCCATAATACAACCACATCAGACGGGCAGGAAGTCAACAGGGTTTATATCATCGCCAATGAATTGACTGTGAATATTGCTGCATAAAACTACTATTATGAAAGAAACTGATTCAGGATTGGTAATTCCGGAAATTGAAAACCGGATTTTCACCATACGCGGAGTGCCCGTTATGATTGACCGCGATCTTGCTGAGTTTTACCAGGTCCCAACAAAACGTATCAACGAACAAGTGAAACGAAATTCAACACGTTTTCCTGAGAATTTCCGTTTCAGACTCACAAAAGAAGAATTGAACCAACTGGTCGCAATTTGCGACCGGTTTCAAATACTTAAACATTCATCCTCCTTTCCGAGTGTGTTTTCTGAGCAGGGAGTAGCCATGCTTTCCGCAGTAATCAATAGTACTGTGGCTATTCAGACAAGCATTTGCATAATGAATGCTTTTGTTCACATGAGAAAAATGCGGAATCAAAACAACGATTTGCATTTGAGGATAAATACTTTGGAATATAAACAAACCGAAACAAACATCAAGTTCGAAAAAGTCTTCAACGCTCTCG encodes the following:
- a CDS encoding DNA-binding protein is translated as MKETDSGLVIPEIENRIFTIRGVPVMIDRDLAEFYQVPTKRINEQVKRNSTRFPENFRFRLTKEELNQLVAICDRFQILKHSSSFPSVFSEQGVAMLSAVINSTVAIQTSICIMNAFVHMRKMRNQNNDLHLRINTLEYKQTETNIKFEKVFNALEARAEAPKQGIFFEGQIFDAWVFVSDLIQSAEKSIELWDHYVDASVL